In the genome of Coffea eugenioides isolate CCC68of unplaced genomic scaffold, Ceug_1.0 ScVebR1_3126;HRSCAF=4279, whole genome shotgun sequence, the window GCACAAGGACGAGCTTATCCCTTTTATATCGGCTATGCTCCACCCGATTGCCTCCTTGTGATCTCTAAGGAGTCGCACCAGTCTTTCCTCCTGACTTGGAGACAGATGAGCAGAGATAATCACAGGAAGTGTCTCTCTGTCTCCCAGGAATACATACTTCAAATGCTTCGGGAGGGGTTTGAGCTCTAACTTCGGTGCCTGCACAACTGAAGGAAGCGACTTTGTCTGAACCTCTAGCACAAAAAGAGAAGTAAGCTCGTGCCTTGGAGATACGGTTGGAAATGAGTGTAGGGCTTCAACTGTGCGGTGTAGCTCATCCCTCCTGTCCACATCAAGAGTCACACCCAACTCAAGATGCTTGGTTAGGGCCACTTCTAATGCATCTTCACCATCCAATTCAAAAGTTTCCTGCACAAACGGCTCAATAACACTCAAAGCGAAGACTGAGTTAGATTCCTCTGGATACTTCATTGCCTCAAAAATGTTAAAATTCACAGtttcaccatcaaattccattgaTAAAGTACCCTCATTCACATCTATTTTGGTCCTGGCAGTGCTAAGAAACGGTCTACCCAACAAGATAGGCGATGGATTTAATAATTTCTCATCTCCCATGTCCAAGATATAAAAGTTTGCAGGAAAGACTAATTCATTTACCTGAACCAAAACATCCTCAACTAGCCCCTCTGGATAAGCATTTGTGCGATCAGTTAGTTGGATTATGATGGCTGTTTCTTTTAGTGGCCCAAGGTTCAGAGAAGCAAAAATGGTCTTCGGCATCACATTAATTGACGCCCCTAAATCTAACATTGCTTTTCTAATCGGTGTATTTCCTATTTTGCACTGGATCgtgaacatacctggatctccaCACTTGGGTGGGAGCTTTCTTTGGAGCATGGCTGATACATTTTCTCCCACCGCTACTCTTTCATCCCCTTTCAATTTCCTCTTATGGGTGCATAAGTCCTTGAGAAATTTTGCGTACTTCGGCACTTGCTTAATTGCTTCTAACAAGGGGATGTTGATCTCCACTTTCCAGAATACGTCCAGgatctctttttccttctctgtCTTTTTCGTCTTTGCCAACCTGCATGGGAAAGGGGATAAATTAGATTTAACGGGTATTGATGGTGTACGAGTTACCTCAGGATCTCCACGAATGTGTCATTCTTCCTCCATCTCCTTCTCGATCTCGTCTTCACTTTTACTCTTCAAGTTCGTGACCTTTGGCCCCTCcacttccttgccactccttaatgtcatggcacttacatttCTGGGGTTTGCCTCAGGTTGCGATGGCAATTTTCCATAGACGTGGGACTCCAGGCGATTAATGGCAGTTGCCATTTGACTCATGCGAGTCTCCATGTCTTTCATGCCTGCTTTGGTGTCATGCTGGAACTGAGATATATTCGAGGTCAATAATCTGGTCTCCTGCTGGAGCTATCTTGTCTCTTGCTGGATCTGGGAGGTAGTAGTAGCCAGACTTTTGACAATATCCTCCAAAGAACTCCCTGTGTTGGAGGATAAAGGTTGGGGTTTCGGTTGCCATGGTTGCTGAAACCCTGGTGGACGATTGGAGAGTGAATTTTGCGGTCGGTTTCCATAACTGAAATTGGGATGGTCTCTCCAACCGGGGTTGTATGTGTTGGAGTACGGGTCATACTGCCTGAGGGGTGCGGGCACACCTCCGGCCATGTTTACCTGTTCCGCCCCGTCCTCTTGTAAAATGGGGCACGTGTCCGTGCAGTGGTCCATGCTAGTGCAGATTCCACACACCTTTGCTTGCGGCGTGTCTCTCATGGCTAATTGCCTAACAACAGACGTCAACTCTGACAGTTGCTGCTGTATGGATGAAGTCTCTACCTCGTTGACTCTACGGGGAGGGTTGCTCTCACGGAAGCCAAATTGCTGGGAGTTCTCTGCCATGGCTTCGATAAGCTCCCACGCTTCCTTCGGTGTCCTGTTTGCCAGTGCTCCCCCACTCGCAGCGTCAATGATACTCCTATCGGTTGATTGGAGCCCTTTATAGAAGTATTGGATTaacagttgttcactaatttgatgatgcgggcatctagtgcacaacttgttAAACCTTTCCCAGTATTCATACAAGGACTCACCGGGATACTGTTTAATGTTGCAGATCTCCTTCCTCAAACTCGCAGCCCGGAatgcagggaagaatttttccaaaaatttctttttcaactgtgcCCATGTGGTAATACTACCCGCTGGTAGGTAGTATAGCCAATCTTTTGCtgcatccttgagagagaaGGGGAAAGTTCTAAGTCTTATCTGCTCCTCAGTGACCCCAGGAGGTTTCATACTAGAGCAAACCACCTCGAATTCCTTGACATGTTTGTGGGGTTCTTCACCAGAGAAACCATGGAAAGAAGGTAAGAGGTGAATCAACCCCGACTTCAGTTCGAAAGCAGTATTCTCAGCCAAAGTGGGGAATGTGATGCATAAGGGCTGATGAGTTAGCTCCGGGGCAGCCAGCTCCCTTAATGTTTGAGTGTTGGCCATGCTTACTTCATATTCTACTGACTCGTTTGCAATAAACGAGTGCCCTTCTTTTCGtctcttggtctcttgcctCCGCCTACGCGCTACCTTCTCAACCTCAGGGTCGTATATCaattcacctgtgcgagaagaacTAGGCATAAACTAGTAAAAATAccaagaagaataaaaaaaaatgaaaactgaatttgaaaagaaacaaataatccaaacgccagctccccggcaacggcgccaaaaattaaCAGGTGCTAAACTtgtacaataataattactaaaaagtcctaactaccaccacaattaattatagagcaaatccaagtactggagtagggaccctaggtgtgcaatgggttacttgattcaccctgttcccgaagagtttgcttgatccgatatactaGATTTGTCtatacaaatattaattttgcgaacaatggcaagtagggtcgattccacagggagcggGTAGGAAAATATTTCTTTCCAAACCAATAGAATAAATTGGGGGATTTTTAATGGgaggcaaataaaaaaaataagaataaaaataaagcaAACTAAGTTCGAAACTAATTCACAAAGCACAAGTTACTAAAagtagcaattaataaaattctacccaaaggatcaattgttcaggcacggtccaattaaatgatcatcgatgcaaagatatttcatccattcatcactaggttggttatagttatcaacaagctctgacaaccagttcttccttaccttttcgacagtcaaggtacgaccattgactgcttccctaaccagataacaaccctaggtacgaccgtaggaatttaattatccaattgcattaaagctagaagaacccaaccctaactaataaacacgctaagaggatttatttaagttagatcttacgtttccccaacataaagccaattataGTGGTTGTCACTAGGtatcaactaaacgaacaattacggattcaatttagttaatgtgacagtaggctattaaattaaatcaaatacccggccgttgatattcaattaataaaatacccatgaacaattaagcCAGGAAACACACGAATAGCAgtaaattggaagaaataatgaagattcgattagatctcacagatattatggaccgcgccctcgcgtcaacctttgggtagaggagaaaattagccgctcctcatcgcgtcaatcccgcgtgatttaattgagTTCATTCAATTAACTGCCGAAGAATTGGGAAGGTAATTAATTGGAGGAACAACCGAGGGGGCCCTGACTTCGCATTCGTTTTGGAGCCGCAATCTCAAAGCAGAGAGCCACGAAGAATTGTCACAGGCGGAAGGAACAAATTCAAGAGTCAGAGTCGCATAAAGCCAAAAACTACAGAAAAGAAGAAAGTCTCCAATGTCTGACCCAAAGCCGgcgaagaaacaaaagaaaaacgtCCAACcccaaaaattgcaaaaagtAAAACTAAAGCTAAAAGAAGTGATCCCCCCGTATCTtgctttttcctcctttttatATCCGCCATCAGTAGTATTCCTcctgataagagtttattttacgtatttttaagtgcattttattagttaattttgagttgattatttagttttataattaaaataaagaggtttttggtaaaattatatatttttggtaaaagtggataatattgcatttttagtgattttaatggtaaaaccttcatttttatgcaggaatgatgactcaatcaccaaaggatggaaaatgaggtgaaaaatagagatttggtgatgaaattaagtggtgaaaagaaaaatgaagtgaaaaacgttcaaatgaagaattgcacttcaagacagttttgacactcttcagtatttcgatcatatctcaggctacaaaactccgatttggatgatttttagagcattggaaagctaactcaaagggctacaactttggtgttttgcacaaaaacCAGTTCGGCCTgaatcatggagaaaatcgcagttgaaataaggttaaagtgaaaacgcgagtacaAAAACGCGAGTTTTAGCCGCGTTTTGTGTAAGCGCGTTttgtagccgaaattctgcaaatTGCTCAGCTattttctcttgtgttcataccactttccagctataagatgcaagggaatccggtgcacatgcttcagaagtcaaaagggcaagaaaggtggcttattttcaagtcaaaaacattggtTATTGACAATTATAACAAAGTTAGATTTGGGGAAtcaaaagttggaatttgacttggaaaaagtagccttttgagtgttttttatgcagagatatAGGGAGAGGTCTGGATATTCATTTgtagcttagcttcttacagaaaaacatattctctctaCCTAGGAATTGCAAGAAAAATTGGGATCTCATTGTGTAATCATCTAAGTTGAAGAACAAAGAAGATTTTtgaaggcttcaccatatcttggctaaggcTTTCTTTACTCctcttgtatttgtaattcatgatgatttacattaatgaagttatgagtgttttatcattcatgagtagctaattttctttatctagggagtagatgaagcttatggccaaatgatatgaattgattgttattcattcttgttatatgttgtattaacttgtctacttgtgtatgcttgattacttgttgttgtttgatcaccaataacaggtttatagttgtttttattcattaagaaatggtaaaaataatggaatgacacaagtagaacttgagttgtatattcatgagaatagaaatacattcaagtggatgaaatctgcatttcatgtgtgaataagaacagatttagtattaccaagagattaggacaaactaatctgttttaacccattattatcatgagaatgtgattttggtatttctggaaatgaatccttggttaaacaagagtagtaacaagtgttgaattaattcattttagatcttttgtgtcataagtggaatctacatccctagatcttaatatttagtgaattctactcccctTGAGATATTGCAATTTTCTAGTTAAAAACTCTTGTAGTTGAATTTAATTCTAAATTTTCTGCTTAATTTTATTGTgcgtctaaataatagagtaaattagtatctaataattgttttaattgctcctcgtgggatcgacccgatacataccCAATATTACGATTttggcctgtatacttgcagaaaaATGGGTataattcggaattaaacttgcacttataGTAAACACCTGTCACCTCCCAGGAGGAGGCTTTTGCCAAAGGGGCGCTGATCCCACGCTTCAGGTTCACGTGGACCAGGGTCCGGCTTTTCGGTAACGTCTACCTTGTCTAGCGTGGCCACGCCCTGAAATGAAAggtcttctggaaatttaccTCGAGATATCATTTTTAATGCtaaccacctacaattcacacaaatataAAAAATGAGCGAAATTCCATTTCTTAGCACcatgaatagccaaaattaggacaagatGACAAtgcaaaatgtgccaaataactGCTCTATCAAACACTAGGAAGAtaaaagagctacatttctgcactccaagctttctcccgtatctcctctctatttttcttctaTGGTCTCCCATCCCTtctcttgcaatgaatttggctatttaatgatgaaaattggtcaagaaattaggcctccaccttccttttacagctgggaatgtttctcacatgtctagcaacgcatgtgagttggtgggactgaaattgagttttccgcatacagagcagcctttttctgaccacaatccggccagaaatccggccggattgctacagtgatcatttggtcacttttggttcaatttccagTTCTGCTCCAATTTTGTATCAatttcaactgaacttttcttgatgataaaagctgatttagctcttgatcaaaacataaaacttgtagccctttgagttatctttccaatgcaACAAGAAtaacctcatttggatctgtgtaggctgagaaatgactgaaatacccttgactgctcactgCCCTGTTCCAGCTTCGACCAATACAAATTTGCTACTGTTattcggctttttgacctggaaaaccttcaaactggattcagatgtcttcatcaaagttatatatctatctcttatcttcaaatgggtttaataatcatcccaatccgatcattgtagctcaaattatagccgaaatacgaaaatgtgtcaaaactgtcaaaatacacaaaatccaagtagaaagtgataaaaacctcatttaatcacttcaaagtatttttcaccaattatagccaaaatcattcattttcttccaataatatacccaaagtgaataaaaataatataaaatatcatacaattattacgtaaattagttgcttatcaaactcccccgcACTTAAAtaattgcttgtcctcaagcaatccacACATAATCAACTACATTGATTCAAGAGATGAAACAATATACGCACtattgtcaaatttaattcctcaagacctggaaaataatcattatacagTTGTTctaattacactaaatactcataatatcaagtaaaggaaagataattataccctaatttaacaagttaaatttaatctctcaccctaacttaatttcacaaataaacaaatcacatagtcaatttatagcattcctcctcctataatcatttttttctcaaaattttacaactaagagggatttattcatactaattttacttaaatagtgaaaatgtctttttacgcgaaaatcgacacttttaggtgaagatctcCGGTTACTcgacatttcacttattcaagttgctatgcatactcttaattcaaatacctttttatgcgaatgtcgacatttgtagatgccaactcCCGGTTACttggtacgagaatcattggaatagaacaatttttatttactttcttttcttctttttttctctttttttttctttttttatcagAAAATAAATAGATTTTTCCTCATAGAAAATTaaatcaaaggaggagtatagcttttattgactatatcaattgcttacttgcaaaattaagtaaatagaagaaatctcattaaacatgtaaaattataagcataattttcttcaccttaccaaatatactttctaaaatgtaaaaatcctaattgcataataaccattttcaagttaaatgaggactaaacttttcaaaatacacataaagtttcaacaattggaagaatttaaacatttaaagttggaacaaattagccctttttgaatgaaaatgcaaaaatttgaagaatttttgggccatagtgaaatactggaaaagattttagcaaaatttttacagagtttctccttataaatggatgaaaactctCTGCCAACAAACCTATTTTCtagcaaattatccacatgacAAGcatttcaaacacaattccaacatttctaagcatttaaatccacaaaatatcatcacatagccttaaaatgcaagttcaaatatttcctcccccacacttaaacttcacattatcctcaatgtgagaaaaggaaaataaataaagagtaaaagaaaatactgctaaattgaacttgcgcaatccgaatccatgtccaagtgatgaatttccaaccgtatttgagaaagaatggagagttcacttattgcaccctgaaaaagacaaaatcaaaacaaataaatttcttaaaaataaaattttgcaatcaacaaaaacatgcaattcaaggaaaaaggaaaaatgatcaagcatgcggaaccatacaatgttcaagggataaaaacatgaaatgagctaatctttgctaatcaaatatatgcattagtatccaaagcaaagggaagctaatttcacacaATAAATCCACCATCACGAAAGtaagttccatttatacattttgtcatcaatgatcaaatcccctcaagtacaaaagtaatctcaaaatggaggcaaacacatcaaaccaaaatataaatgaccttCGTGAGAATTCATGAAATAACTAAAACCACTGAACCACAAAAATGGTAActgcatttatgaatttcatcaattaaggCCATCTTCAATTCATGTGAGGACCGTAAATCTTCCttatttcataatatttttattttattttctcgcatgcattttcttcattataccctattatattgattttttagagatttttataagtgagtagagttttcaaatcattttcctagtttaagttagttcatattaaatttgaagtgtattatggacgtgggacccgctagtgtgctaagtgcaatatatttttgacaactcattggagttttgtattaagtgatattattttacaaggtgctaggagacaattagaggttagctagattaattagtatggagagacaagaagataagcttAAACATTAAAGGAGCCAAGTGTCATGAACCTATTGGGtgtggactttgaccaaaccttctttacctttactaaacatcaaaattgaccaaaatttccttcattcttttgCTTGCTTGGCCGAACCATAGAGcggagagaagagagaaaatccatcatcttgtaCATCAATTTCTTTCTCCAATCTTGATTTCCAACCATCAAAATTgtaaattactccataaaaacttctTGCTAGGAAGGATTAAAGGTTTTAGTGGAGTCAATTTGGGAGGAAAGATACTAAGTTACCATCTTTCTAGTGTTCTAAGGTAAGGTTCCAAGAAAAcctctctttattttttttataattgcataGTAGTGGTTTATAGTGTTAAATAGGtagttttgtggaagatttcatggtttaaagtagtattatggtaatttttcaattttatgggAATTTTCTGCCCTTATTTGATGCTTAAGCATATGCCATGGATTGATAGCCTTGTTGTGTGTGAAGTGAAGCTTGTATATGCTAGATGTGATTTCCtatgaaaaatttcagtttgtgtagtcaaatttcagttttagggtttaatctgccctgttctgaccggatttatttgagcatgttagaggccaaataaggcttaggttaaaacatgaaagttgtactaAATGGTGTTAAcaagattcctacaaaatttcagcttaatccgagcactgtaccatgtgaaatgactgaaatacccatgaaccctgtttcgcgcccagatttttgttttcgtggagttttccatttttgaccatgaaaatgcatgatttggctttggaggtcttcataagaaatgtaggtatatgtcttatATTTCTaacgcccctagaatcacctcgtttggacttcggtagtctgagttattgtcatttatgcATAAGGCGGTCaacaagcccgaatgtgagatgctggttctgttatttgagattttgacttagatacactacaaactggactgagtggtcttcatcaaagttgtaggcctttgtcttagcttcgaaaccatataaatttcaccccaatccgataagcgtagcttcgattgtatccgttacgcaaaacaacgtcaaatctgtcttttgtttcttgactcaaccttcatttccgcacatgctcctagcttgattttgtacttgcatgacttggagcctatggaatggctattgaaatgagatgattttgtgtatgactttggatttgattgaggaaaagaataaagccataaatgactgaaaaataggtaaatacaaaggacgtgctgcccaaatttacgctcgagaactaggtcgatatacttgcgacttgagtaaggcttgagagagTATACCACgcgaaccatctagggtatttacgttttctttgccacttcgactcaaatagcgattttaaagttttaacaagtgagtctaagttttacaaatattttacttatgtcctttggtttcaatgtactcttttcactaccaaaaccatctttatactttgtactagtacgtatttgacttgtctttgactcacttacatctttgatggttgaagcataatgtgttcatttgattatattaggatacCTTGGTGCTTGAGGGtgtatccggaaggaaactttggacgttattttgcttaaataggtgagttccctgtttgttatattttccttgacttcatgatttatgttattgtttgataaagTGTTAAGTGCTCTCAATGATTttaaacgagttttctaggcgagtgtgtactttatcgcactcgacctaaatgaatgtgaaatttcaatgattgaatcattgaaacgttagttgtgcatgatgtaagccttttggct includes:
- the LOC113757548 gene encoding uncharacterized protein LOC113757548 encodes the protein MPSSSRTGELIYDPEVEKVARRRRQETKRRKEGHSFIANESVEYEVSMANTQTLRELAAPELTHQPLCITFPTLAENTAFELKSGLIHLLPSFHGFSGEEPHKHVKEFEVVCSSMKPPGVTEEQIRLRTFPFSLKDAAKDWLYYLPAGSITTWAQLKKKFLEKFFPAFRAASLRKEICNIKQYPGESLYEYWERFNKLCTRCPHHQISEQLLIQYFYKGLQSTDRSIIDAASGGALANRTPKEAWELIEAMAENSQQFGFRESNPPRRVNEVETSSIQQQLSELTSVVRQLAMRDTPQAKVCGICTSMDHCTDTCPILQEDGAEQVNMAGGVPAPLRQYDPYSNTYNPGWRDHPNFSYGNRPQNSLSNRPPGFQQPWQPKPQPLSSNTGSSLEDIVKSLATTTSQIQQETR